The following are encoded together in the Fusarium keratoplasticum isolate Fu6.1 chromosome 1, whole genome shotgun sequence genome:
- a CDS encoding GPN-loop GTPase 3 has protein sequence MSKFGAMVMGPAGAGKSTFCAALITHLQLNRRSAFYVNLDPAAETFEHQPDLDIKELISLKDAMEEVGLGPNGGLIYCFEFLMENLDWLTEALDSLTEEYLIIFDMPGQIELYTHVPILPALVKFLSQPGALDIRMAAVYLLEATFVVDRAKFFSGTLSAMSAMLMLEVPHINLLSKMDLVKGQVKKKDLKRFLTPDVALLDDDPIERTRRITEGPEGEDDTSRPPDEKDQVMKGASFRRLNRAVAGLIESFSMINYLKLDVTNEDSVAAILSFIDDCIQFHEAQDPKEPNDEEFEDQD, from the exons ATGAGCAAGTTCGGTGCCATGGTCATGGGCCCCGCGGGCGCGGGCAAG TCCACCTTTTGCGCCGCCCTCATCACTCATCTCCAGCTCAACCGCCGGTCCGCCTTTTacgtcaacctcgaccctGCTGCCGAGACGTTTGAGCATCAGCCCGACCTTgacatcaaggagctcatctccctcaaggatgccatggaggaggttggtctGGGGCCCAATGGCGGCCTCATCTACTGCTTCGAGTTCCTCATGGAGAATCTCGACTGGCTGACCGAGGCTCTCGACTCTCTAACTGAGGAATATCTAATCATTTTCGACATGCCAGGCCAGATCGAGCTCTACACACATGTCCCCATCTTGCCCGCATTGGTCAAGTTTCTGTCGCAACCTGGCGCCCTCGACATCCGCATGGCCGCCGTCTACCTCCTCGAGGCTACCTTTGTCGTTGACCGCGCCAAGTTCTTCTCCGGTACGCTCAGCGCCATGAGTGCCATGCTGATGCTTGAGGTGCCTCACATCAACCTTCTATCCAAGATGGACCTCGTCAAGGGtcaggtcaagaagaaggatctGAAGCGCTTCCTCACTCCCGACGTGgccctccttgacgacgaccCTATCGAGCGTACGCGTCGCATCACAGAGGGacccgagggcgaggacgataCCTCTAGGCCGCCAGATGAGAAGGATCAAGTCATGAAGGGCGCCAGCTTCCGTCGTCTAAACCGTGCTGTGGCCGGTTTGATCGAGAGCTTCAGCATGATCAACTATCTCAAACTGGACGTGACCAACGAGGACAGTGTAGCAGCTATCCTGAGCTTTATTGACGACTGCATCCAGTTCCACGAGGCCCAAGACCCCAAGGAACCGAACGACGAAGAGTTTGAGGATCAAGATTAA